The following are from one region of the Paenibacillus sp. JZ16 genome:
- a CDS encoding S-layer homology domain-containing protein, whose product MSDKSYQIKENNQVMIQGGEKKVMKKILSVALSTAMAFSMFASVAFGDDALNTQQKFDVLKEKGIFTGYPDGTAGLDKEMTRAEFAKVLVGIMGLEPIQGKASFKDKNYKADKWPAPYVEAVYAAGIMEGKNTTKMIFDFNGKITVQEMAKVLVVAQKLDIPTETNNNASDWAKGYVQAAINAGLVDAKANPKANASRSQLVEVAYTIYLSQQKPKVVSYDVTESGKVVTFKLANNESVKVELETPLKANTATEVKFTHNNYEYTESVTWVVTSATKVESATSTNLKEVDVVFDGKVDKASATDKNNYVIDSNSKGIKSITVLEDGKTARILLNESSKFVQGTTYKIVVKNVKGDQGATIPQGEVSFASSDNTLPTVTEVKALGTKVIKVTFSEPVIAPSSSNFQLDDKTFSGTVTQGPNQREVILRDYTGGISVGAHKLTTSLVEDYAGLKSLADTKEFTVAVDTEGPKVTEISATLEKVTVTFDEEIDPASVTEDSFYWKSGDSKKKGKATQIAANVYEVDFTANRLPGYETNLFVEVKDYSGNANPVKEHKVTASIDLVQPRVIETTFGVDRKDTLTVRFDKAVDAADKKYFTVKKGSDVIPVNTVVAADASNKIFYVSFFSTLEGTYDLKIKDVKDRTALQNTMVEYNGTFVAADNANLTKFSNYDWNDATRKLALHFGKEMDINSIQTKANYYIEFQKNGGDVQQIALPTEVVPSAVNDGKSVVLQFPEFINGTRVTFGENGTVKKVLASGLKSKTGQNVAWINEPLLQAKNQLTWTAAKQKDAKTFELEFTNVIAHASVSDFTVDGSYPSEVKVDGNKVTLKTSSEYTGATITLFANNSIQTYSNNKLNLSGNAVMTVQNVVAPKVSKVSNRVGNSFTVTFTTYVDSVTPSVADLKNDFILRDLSKDNNPIIPVTSYTTSYANDTAGSVVITLTDAKLIQDNPPISVKVRKDAQYIVAQGSTTKALESDEFTVNAPTAPAVDPVNVTSTTYETATSTLTVNVNKTLKSIVDGKVAIGTNKGTASYDAELAADGNSFKVVVGKEDTINGGLLNASVVLENGTTVVLKGTIKY is encoded by the coding sequence ATGAGTGATAAGAGCTACCAAATTAAAGAAAACAATCAAGTGATGATTCAAGGAGGAGAAAAAAAGGTTATGAAGAAAATTTTATCCGTAGCACTGTCTACAGCAATGGCATTCTCCATGTTTGCTTCTGTTGCATTCGGTGACGATGCGCTTAACACACAACAGAAATTTGATGTACTGAAAGAAAAAGGTATCTTCACTGGCTATCCAGATGGAACTGCTGGTCTTGACAAAGAAATGACTCGCGCTGAGTTCGCGAAAGTTTTGGTAGGCATCATGGGTCTTGAGCCAATCCAAGGCAAAGCGTCTTTCAAAGACAAAAACTACAAAGCTGACAAATGGCCAGCTCCTTATGTAGAAGCAGTATACGCTGCAGGCATCATGGAAGGTAAAAACACAACGAAAATGATCTTCGACTTCAACGGTAAAATCACCGTTCAAGAAATGGCGAAAGTTCTCGTTGTTGCTCAAAAACTTGATATCCCAACAGAAACAAACAACAACGCTTCTGACTGGGCTAAAGGTTATGTGCAAGCGGCAATCAACGCTGGTTTGGTAGATGCTAAAGCTAACCCTAAAGCTAACGCTTCCCGTTCCCAATTGGTTGAAGTTGCTTACACAATCTACTTGTCGCAACAAAAACCAAAAGTGGTTTCTTATGATGTAACTGAGAGCGGTAAAGTTGTAACTTTCAAACTTGCTAACAACGAGAGCGTGAAAGTTGAACTGGAAACTCCTCTGAAAGCTAACACTGCAACTGAAGTGAAATTTACACATAACAACTACGAGTACACTGAAAGTGTAACTTGGGTAGTAACATCTGCAACTAAAGTTGAATCCGCAACTTCCACGAACTTGAAAGAAGTTGACGTTGTATTCGACGGTAAAGTTGACAAAGCGTCTGCTACTGACAAAAACAACTATGTCATCGATTCCAACTCTAAAGGAATCAAATCCATAACTGTATTGGAAGATGGCAAAACTGCACGCATCCTGTTGAACGAATCCAGCAAATTCGTACAAGGAACAACATACAAGATTGTTGTGAAGAATGTTAAAGGCGATCAAGGTGCTACAATCCCACAAGGTGAAGTATCATTCGCATCGTCCGACAACACGCTGCCAACAGTAACTGAAGTGAAGGCTCTCGGAACTAAAGTGATCAAGGTAACTTTCTCCGAGCCAGTTATCGCTCCATCCAGCAGCAACTTCCAACTGGATGACAAAACATTTAGCGGCACTGTAACACAAGGCCCTAACCAAAGAGAAGTTATCCTGAGAGACTACACAGGTGGAATCTCTGTTGGCGCTCATAAGCTGACAACTTCCCTCGTTGAAGACTATGCAGGATTGAAATCTTTGGCTGACACCAAAGAATTCACAGTTGCAGTTGATACTGAAGGTCCGAAGGTTACTGAAATTTCCGCTACTCTGGAAAAAGTAACAGTAACATTCGATGAAGAAATCGATCCGGCTTCTGTAACAGAAGATAGTTTCTACTGGAAGTCTGGCGACAGCAAGAAAAAAGGTAAAGCAACTCAAATCGCTGCAAACGTGTATGAAGTTGACTTTACTGCAAATCGTCTGCCAGGATATGAAACTAACCTGTTCGTAGAGGTTAAAGACTACTCTGGTAACGCGAACCCTGTGAAGGAACATAAAGTTACAGCAAGTATTGATCTGGTACAACCACGTGTAATTGAAACTACATTTGGCGTTGACAGAAAAGATACACTGACTGTTCGTTTCGACAAAGCAGTAGATGCTGCTGACAAAAAATACTTCACTGTTAAAAAAGGTAGCGACGTTATTCCTGTGAACACTGTAGTGGCTGCTGATGCATCGAACAAAATCTTCTACGTTAGCTTCTTCAGCACTCTTGAAGGCACTTATGATCTGAAGATTAAAGATGTAAAAGATAGAACTGCACTGCAAAACACTATGGTTGAATACAATGGTACATTCGTAGCTGCTGATAATGCTAATTTGACTAAATTCTCTAACTATGACTGGAATGACGCAACCCGTAAGCTTGCTTTGCACTTTGGCAAAGAAATGGACATTAATTCTATCCAGACCAAAGCTAACTACTACATCGAGTTCCAAAAGAACGGTGGCGATGTGCAACAGATCGCTCTGCCAACCGAAGTTGTACCTTCTGCAGTAAATGATGGTAAATCGGTTGTTCTTCAGTTCCCAGAGTTCATTAACGGAACTAGAGTGACATTTGGTGAGAATGGTACTGTTAAAAAAGTATTGGCATCTGGTCTTAAATCCAAAACTGGTCAAAACGTAGCTTGGATTAACGAACCATTGCTTCAAGCTAAAAACCAATTGACTTGGACTGCAGCAAAACAAAAGGATGCTAAGACTTTCGAACTTGAATTCACTAATGTAATTGCTCATGCTTCAGTTAGTGACTTCACTGTCGATGGTTCCTATCCATCGGAAGTAAAAGTAGATGGAAACAAAGTAACACTGAAAACAAGCAGCGAGTATACTGGAGCAACAATCACCTTGTTTGCTAACAACTCCATCCAAACTTATTCTAACAACAAGCTTAACTTGTCTGGCAACGCTGTAATGACAGTTCAAAATGTTGTTGCTCCTAAAGTGAGCAAAGTTTCGAATAGAGTGGGTAACTCGTTTACAGTTACATTTACAACATATGTTGACTCTGTAACTCCTTCCGTTGCAGATTTGAAAAATGACTTCATTCTTAGAGATCTTTCAAAGGATAACAATCCAATCATTCCTGTAACTAGCTATACAACTAGTTATGCTAATGATACTGCGGGCAGCGTGGTAATCACACTTACTGATGCTAAACTGATTCAAGATAATCCTCCGATTTCTGTAAAAGTTCGCAAGGATGCTCAGTACATTGTAGCTCAAGGTTCAACTACTAAAGCACTTGAATCGGATGAGTTTACAGTAAATGCACCTACTGCACCAGCTGTTGATCCAGTAAACGTTACATCAACAACTTACGAGACAGCGACTTCTACTCTGACTGTTAATGTAAATAAGACTCTAAAAAGCATCGTTGACGGTAAAGTTGCGATTGGCACTAATAAAGGAACAGCTTCCTATGATGCCGAATTAGCTGCTGACGGAAATTCTTTCAAAGTAGTAGTCGGTAAAGAAGATACTATTAATGGTGGACTTCTGAATGCTAGTGTTGTTCTGGAAAACGGAACAACAGTTGTTTTAAAAGGTACTATTAAGTACTAA
- a CDS encoding S-layer homology domain-containing protein, protein MKKNFRTIASLLLAIAMFFSLIPALPASAANGALYFHFSNLSTDPNSPTPENRSSITVSGTYNGINPNTISYEIKRFDDTTTGGTGVKPILDEAANTFQFLNVQLNQGVNKIIVSGMSTQGQQMSATAYVKFSDVPAVYEVALSDGRVLEENASKPVVVTTQTVSISVKATNGSKGVTVNGMAMYPGGGDTFYSAGIQLQKGVNDLVIVVNSESKTQTINRQVVYHPTGSLTVNQLQIGNTKIDGQTVVTGNVNGVISGYVIMDAPPAGTPAVPPTLEVSVFPTGSTVPIMSSQATVGAASILGNSLMYPFTTTGSVSITQSGEYFVYTKDTTTGFDVKNPFTYRDVNAPTIKQVYQLYGVTESGGTVSATSQSIFPSGNDTVLNELPIYLMVEQVNAGDVEIESSKGGGTIAQKLTYNGNTVFKITNLPSGQQNLIIKVSNASGVSDTKVIPVTFLSSTYIDIYHLYNNQVFKNSTDFNQVTGRIVNYTGTSGLTISLNGNTRDLSVNGNGEFSFTDAAFLQLIPGPNTLVVADKSGKISTKLTLLYFSDTRSVIKNMIPFPVGSATESDPDGLFRETAENAYNTYEKALGLRFEVEYTDEITVNLSHPTPSIFAVFTKDNTATWTLSGGALKTQLDAINQADHSLYYSIVNGANSSSARVVFKELALPEVGLQAISIGSRYQSVTTTDTIEITRERAPYEVLSPRLPNEGVLKQNFVEVSIKAEGADSILIGKTPMVKSEISDIFRLEVKNLKNGKNTIKFTIEQGTKKTSGQFVVTYTDDATEGSQFKTNISKSGKVKVFKGDLSLSLPKGTVLQQAKSSPNAEVPTINLLGEHDILFGIANQIDGRTVKAYNRIGEIENGVEMDGRLSLIPGDNNNAFRFTPAAHYGYSSPLYWLDAGSLNAYSSNIEDFNVKAAAHPYAKGNEFHQRLIPQNWMELSQKGTITLKYDSALVNSASSNLGIWWYNPSQGTWINIGGKVDAKKKTVTAPFKGFGYYAVKSLRYSYSDAISHKTARNDIELMLARGYMKASKTDAFGVYDPMTRGELATIIVKLLDIPLDYDTDKNKLTFDDIYQESVVNSMQWDYRYIETAARKGIIRGIAPRSFAPNMELTREEAANMIARALNLKMGEIEKDKAALQKQFEDVGKIKSNYSYPAILAVSKAGIITGVANSLKEGEKKPTYNFNPDAVLNRADTATIVKRMMGKLKML, encoded by the coding sequence TTGAAGAAAAATTTCCGTACAATAGCAAGCCTGTTATTGGCCATTGCTATGTTCTTTTCCCTAATTCCGGCATTACCGGCTTCTGCTGCAAATGGAGCCTTGTATTTTCACTTTTCCAATCTAAGTACGGATCCGAATTCTCCAACGCCGGAGAACCGGAGCTCGATTACGGTTTCGGGTACCTATAACGGCATTAATCCGAATACCATCTCATATGAGATTAAACGCTTCGATGACACAACCACGGGCGGAACAGGTGTCAAGCCGATTCTGGACGAAGCAGCGAATACGTTCCAATTCCTGAATGTCCAATTGAATCAGGGCGTGAACAAAATCATCGTGTCGGGTATGAGCACGCAAGGTCAGCAGATGAGTGCCACAGCTTATGTCAAGTTCTCCGATGTACCGGCTGTTTATGAAGTAGCACTCAGTGATGGACGTGTGCTGGAAGAGAATGCTTCCAAGCCGGTTGTCGTTACCACGCAGACGGTTAGTATCTCGGTAAAAGCAACCAATGGCTCCAAAGGCGTGACGGTTAACGGCATGGCCATGTATCCGGGCGGCGGCGATACGTTTTACTCCGCAGGGATCCAATTGCAGAAGGGTGTCAACGATCTGGTGATCGTCGTGAACTCGGAATCGAAAACCCAGACCATCAATAGACAGGTTGTCTATCATCCGACAGGCTCCTTGACGGTCAATCAACTGCAGATCGGTAACACCAAGATCGATGGGCAGACCGTTGTAACCGGTAATGTGAACGGCGTCATCTCCGGTTATGTTATCATGGATGCTCCTCCGGCTGGTACGCCAGCGGTGCCGCCAACTCTTGAAGTATCTGTGTTTCCGACAGGATCCACGGTGCCAATCATGAGCTCGCAGGCAACCGTAGGAGCAGCAAGCATCCTGGGTAACAGCTTGATGTATCCTTTTACAACCACTGGCTCGGTCAGCATTACACAAAGCGGGGAGTATTTTGTTTACACTAAGGACACTACCACTGGTTTCGATGTGAAAAATCCTTTTACTTATCGCGATGTCAATGCACCTACAATCAAGCAGGTGTATCAACTATACGGTGTAACAGAGAGCGGGGGAACGGTATCGGCTACCTCCCAGTCCATTTTTCCAAGCGGTAACGATACGGTCCTGAACGAATTGCCGATCTACTTAATGGTGGAACAAGTGAACGCAGGTGATGTTGAGATTGAATCGAGCAAGGGCGGCGGCACGATTGCCCAGAAACTTACCTATAATGGTAACACGGTTTTCAAAATCACGAATTTGCCTTCAGGACAACAAAATCTGATCATCAAGGTCAGCAATGCATCGGGCGTCTCCGATACGAAGGTGATCCCGGTAACGTTCCTGTCCTCCACTTATATTGATATTTATCATTTGTATAACAATCAGGTGTTTAAGAATAGTACAGATTTCAACCAAGTGACGGGTCGGATTGTGAACTACACGGGAACATCCGGACTTACGATTTCCTTGAATGGTAATACTCGTGATTTGTCCGTTAACGGCAATGGCGAGTTCAGCTTTACTGATGCTGCATTTCTGCAGCTGATTCCAGGTCCGAATACGTTGGTGGTCGCTGACAAGAGCGGGAAAATCTCGACGAAGCTGACTCTGCTTTATTTTAGCGATACGCGTTCGGTTATCAAAAACATGATTCCATTCCCGGTTGGTTCCGCAACAGAATCCGATCCGGATGGATTGTTCAGAGAAACGGCCGAGAACGCATATAACACATATGAAAAGGCTCTGGGTCTTCGCTTTGAGGTGGAATACACGGATGAAATTACGGTGAACCTTAGTCATCCTACGCCATCCATCTTTGCAGTCTTTACAAAAGACAACACAGCAACCTGGACGCTCTCTGGCGGTGCACTGAAGACGCAATTGGATGCCATTAATCAAGCGGATCACAGCCTGTACTATTCCATTGTCAATGGAGCCAACTCCAGCTCGGCCCGCGTTGTATTTAAAGAACTCGCGCTTCCAGAGGTAGGATTGCAGGCAATCAGCATCGGTTCTCGTTATCAGTCGGTTACGACTACAGATACCATTGAAATTACGCGTGAGCGTGCGCCTTATGAAGTTCTTTCTCCTAGACTTCCTAACGAAGGTGTTTTGAAACAGAACTTTGTAGAGGTAAGCATCAAGGCTGAAGGCGCGGACTCCATTCTGATTGGCAAAACGCCAATGGTGAAATCCGAGATCAGCGACATATTCCGTCTTGAAGTCAAGAACCTGAAAAATGGCAAAAACACCATCAAGTTTACGATCGAACAAGGCACCAAAAAGACAAGCGGGCAATTCGTTGTAACGTACACGGATGATGCAACCGAAGGCTCTCAGTTTAAAACGAATATTTCGAAGTCAGGTAAGGTTAAAGTATTTAAGGGTGATTTGTCCCTGTCCTTGCCGAAAGGCACGGTGCTTCAACAGGCTAAATCAAGTCCGAATGCAGAAGTGCCTACGATCAATCTGCTTGGTGAGCATGACATCCTGTTTGGTATTGCCAACCAGATCGATGGGCGGACCGTTAAGGCTTACAATCGAATTGGTGAAATCGAGAACGGTGTGGAAATGGATGGACGTTTGTCCCTCATTCCAGGGGATAACAACAATGCGTTCCGTTTCACTCCGGCAGCCCATTACGGCTACTCATCGCCTCTTTACTGGCTGGATGCGGGTTCGCTTAATGCATACAGCAGCAACATTGAGGACTTTAACGTAAAGGCAGCAGCTCATCCTTACGCAAAAGGAAACGAATTTCATCAACGCTTGATTCCGCAGAACTGGATGGAATTGTCTCAAAAAGGTACGATAACCTTGAAATATGATTCCGCACTGGTGAACTCAGCTTCCAGCAACCTGGGTATTTGGTGGTATAACCCTTCCCAAGGAACTTGGATCAACATCGGCGGGAAAGTAGACGCCAAGAAGAAAACTGTTACGGCACCATTTAAGGGATTTGGGTATTACGCAGTTAAATCCTTGCGTTATAGCTACTCCGATGCGATTTCGCATAAGACAGCCCGTAACGATATTGAATTGATGCTGGCAAGAGGATACATGAAGGCATCCAAGACGGATGCATTCGGCGTGTATGATCCAATGACTCGCGGTGAATTAGCTACTATTATAGTGAAGCTGCTCGATATTCCGTTGGATTATGATACCGATAAGAACAAGCTGACGTTTGATGACATCTATCAAGAAAGTGTAGTCAACAGCATGCAGTGGGATTATCGTTACATTGAGACAGCGGCTAGAAAAGGGATCATTCGCGGCATTGCGCCACGAAGCTTTGCTCCTAATATGGAACTGACTCGTGAAGAAGCGGCAAACATGATTGCACGTGCGCTCAATCTGAAGATGGGTGAAATTGAAAAAGATAAAGCAGCACTTCAGAAGCAGTTCGAAGATGTCGGCAAAATCAAATCGAATTATTCTTACCCAGCCATTCTTGCTGTAAGTAAGGCCGGTATCATCACTGGTGTTGCGAATAGCTTGAAAGAAGGCGAGAAGAAACCAACGTATAACTTCAATCCGGATGCCGTGCTGAATCGTGCAGATACGGCGACGATCGTGAAACGCATGATGGGCAAACTCAAAATGCTGTAG
- a CDS encoding WecB/TagA/CpsF family glycosyltransferase, whose protein sequence is MKQTYPFPTVSVFEIPFSKLSMKDTVKFLTEAVQSRQPHHVITANPIMVMTAVNQPEYKQMMQSAEIIVPDGTGIVWAASVGGEPLEGRVTGFELLHELLKVGETYRWKFFLLGTTAEVIQEAAERLQMQYPAAIICGYRDGFFGPDEDAAVIEQIRAASPDILFVARGADNQEPWIAQHKQALQVPVVMGVGGSFDIISGKLKRAPKVFQKLRLEWFYRLLKEPTRYKRMLALPKFVVKVLREKENVTKSS, encoded by the coding sequence ATGAAACAGACCTATCCATTTCCTACCGTATCGGTGTTCGAGATTCCTTTTTCCAAGCTTAGTATGAAAGATACGGTGAAATTCCTGACCGAGGCTGTTCAGTCAAGGCAGCCCCACCATGTCATAACGGCGAATCCGATCATGGTGATGACGGCCGTCAACCAACCGGAATATAAACAGATGATGCAAAGTGCCGAAATCATCGTTCCGGATGGGACGGGGATCGTCTGGGCCGCCAGTGTGGGCGGCGAACCGCTGGAGGGGCGCGTCACCGGCTTTGAGCTGTTACATGAATTGTTGAAGGTAGGGGAAACCTATAGATGGAAGTTCTTTCTGCTGGGAACTACTGCCGAAGTGATTCAGGAAGCTGCCGAAAGGTTACAAATGCAATATCCGGCTGCGATTATATGCGGCTACCGGGACGGTTTTTTTGGACCTGATGAAGATGCTGCCGTCATTGAGCAGATTCGGGCAGCTTCACCGGATATTTTGTTTGTCGCCCGTGGTGCGGACAATCAAGAGCCTTGGATTGCGCAGCATAAACAAGCGCTTCAAGTTCCGGTTGTTATGGGAGTCGGGGGATCTTTCGATATTATCTCCGGCAAACTGAAGCGGGCGCCGAAAGTATTCCAAAAGCTTCGTCTCGAATGGTTTTACCGCCTTCTGAAGGAGCCCACCCGTTACAAAAGAATGCTTGCGCTGCCGAAATTCGTAGTGAAAGTGCTGCGCGAGAAAGAAAACGTAACGAAATCGAGCTAA
- the metK gene encoding methionine adenosyltransferase produces MSLTGRRLFTSESVTEGHPDKICDQISDAVLDAFLANDPNARVACEVSVATGLVLVIGEISTKSEYVDIPSIVRNTVKEIGYTRAKYGFDSNTCAVLTSLNEQSADIAQGVNAALENRDPSQVDKETENIGAGDQGLMFGFATNETPELMPLPIALSHRIARRLSEVRKNGTLEYLRPDGKTQVTVEYDGNTPVRVDTIVVSTQHAEEATLEQIQKDIKEQVILPVVPAELLDAETKYFINPTGRFVIGGPQGDAGLTGRKIIVDTYGGYARHGGGAFSGKDPTKVDRSAAYAARYVAKNLVAAGLADKCEIQLAYAIGVANPVSISVDTYGTGKVSEEKLVELVRNNFDLRPAGIIRMLDLRRPIYKQTAAYGHFGRTDLDLPWERVDKAEALKEQAGVN; encoded by the coding sequence ATGTCTTTAACAGGGCGACGTTTATTTACATCTGAGTCCGTAACTGAAGGACATCCGGATAAAATCTGTGACCAGATTTCTGATGCGGTACTCGATGCTTTTTTGGCTAACGATCCGAACGCACGCGTAGCTTGTGAAGTTTCCGTTGCGACTGGTCTTGTTTTGGTCATTGGTGAAATTAGCACTAAATCTGAATACGTGGATATTCCATCCATCGTACGCAATACCGTGAAGGAAATCGGGTATACCCGTGCAAAATACGGTTTTGATTCCAATACATGTGCGGTGTTGACATCGCTGAATGAGCAATCTGCCGATATTGCACAAGGGGTAAACGCTGCACTGGAGAATCGTGATCCTTCCCAAGTGGACAAGGAAACTGAGAACATCGGTGCTGGCGACCAAGGTCTGATGTTTGGTTTTGCAACGAACGAGACCCCAGAACTGATGCCTCTTCCGATTGCATTGTCTCACCGTATCGCTCGTCGTTTGTCCGAGGTTCGTAAAAACGGTACGCTGGAATACCTGCGTCCGGACGGTAAAACCCAGGTAACGGTTGAGTATGACGGCAATACGCCAGTTCGCGTGGATACGATCGTAGTATCGACTCAACATGCCGAAGAAGCAACGCTGGAGCAAATCCAGAAGGATATTAAAGAACAAGTTATTCTTCCTGTCGTACCGGCTGAATTGCTGGATGCAGAAACTAAATATTTCATTAACCCAACCGGCCGTTTCGTAATCGGTGGACCACAAGGGGACGCTGGTCTGACAGGCCGCAAAATCATCGTGGACACCTATGGCGGCTACGCTCGTCATGGCGGCGGTGCATTTTCCGGTAAGGATCCTACAAAGGTTGACCGTTCCGCTGCTTACGCGGCTCGCTACGTGGCTAAAAACCTGGTTGCTGCAGGACTTGCGGACAAGTGCGAAATTCAATTGGCTTACGCTATTGGTGTCGCTAACCCAGTGTCGATTAGTGTAGATACTTACGGAACAGGTAAAGTGAGCGAAGAGAAGCTGGTTGAGCTTGTGCGTAACAACTTCGACCTGCGTCCGGCTGGAATCATTCGCATGCTGGATCTTCGTCGTCCGATCTACAAACAAACCGCTGCTTACGGACATTTTGGACGTACGGATCTCGATCTTCCTTGGGAGCGCGTGGACAAAGCGGAAGCGTTGAAAGAACAAGCTGGCGTAAACTAA
- a CDS encoding alpha/beta-type small acid-soluble spore protein: protein MARSSRNRQVVPESREMLKQMKYEIAAEFGLPVGYGSGSNGADTEFGSELGTIGGGSASRRPGWGHLTSRENGSVGGEITKRLVRNAEQSLFDRL from the coding sequence ATGGCACGCAGCAGTCGTAACCGTCAAGTGGTACCTGAGAGTCGTGAAATGCTGAAGCAAATGAAATACGAAATTGCAGCAGAGTTTGGATTACCCGTGGGATATGGTAGCGGTTCCAATGGAGCCGATACGGAATTTGGTTCCGAGTTAGGAACCATCGGAGGTGGATCTGCCAGCCGTCGTCCTGGATGGGGACATCTAACATCCCGTGAGAACGGATCCGTTGGTGGAGAGATCACTAAACGTTTGGTTCGAAACGCTGAACAAAGTCTCTTCGATAGGCTGTAG
- a CDS encoding glycosyltransferase family 4 protein, with protein sequence MLMIYIIGFIVSLTLALLLTPLVKKFAVKIGAVDVPNARKVHTRIMPRLGGLGIYLAFILGLIAVLPFLPDSLSPRDANFMKAFLIGGSMIVLIGALDDRFELSAKVKFLAQIAAACVVVFGFNITVDFVNIPFQDRYSMLESWVSIPLTIFWIVGVTNAINLIDGLDGLAAGVSGIAIGTILVMAVLMGNTTVALLCLLLLGSIIGFLFFNFHPAKIFMGDTGSLFLGFCLAMLSLLGFKQIAIVSFITPLIIIGVPLSDTFFAIIRRKIQKKPIFAPDKGHLHHCLRELGFSHRQTVLIIYVIAAFFGVLAVIQSSAAMYEANWVTFVVICVMMCFMQIGAEIIGLVGKTKRPILGLINRMRMKANPESRTK encoded by the coding sequence ATGTTAATGATATACATCATCGGGTTTATCGTATCGCTGACGCTCGCCCTGCTCTTAACGCCGCTTGTGAAGAAGTTTGCGGTTAAGATTGGTGCCGTTGACGTTCCTAATGCCCGCAAGGTTCATACCCGGATCATGCCCCGACTCGGGGGACTCGGCATTTATCTGGCTTTTATACTTGGACTGATTGCAGTTCTTCCTTTTCTTCCGGATAGCCTGTCGCCTCGCGATGCCAACTTTATGAAGGCATTTCTGATCGGCGGTTCCATGATCGTATTGATCGGAGCCTTGGATGATCGATTTGAACTTTCGGCCAAAGTGAAGTTTCTGGCTCAAATTGCAGCTGCTTGCGTAGTTGTATTCGGATTTAATATTACCGTGGACTTTGTAAATATACCGTTCCAGGATCGGTACTCCATGCTGGAGAGCTGGGTATCGATTCCACTGACAATCTTCTGGATTGTCGGCGTAACCAACGCGATTAATCTCATTGACGGACTGGATGGACTTGCAGCCGGTGTTTCCGGCATTGCGATCGGCACGATTCTGGTCATGGCCGTCTTGATGGGCAACACCACCGTTGCCTTGCTATGCCTGCTGCTGCTCGGCAGCATTATCGGGTTCCTGTTCTTCAACTTCCATCCGGCCAAGATTTTCATGGGGGATACGGGCTCGTTATTCCTTGGATTTTGTTTGGCCATGCTGTCCTTGCTTGGATTTAAACAGATTGCGATTGTATCCTTCATTACGCCGCTGATTATTATCGGTGTTCCGTTGTCTGATACGTTTTTCGCTATCATCCGTCGTAAAATCCAGAAGAAACCGATCTTCGCTCCGGACAAGGGACATCTGCATCATTGTCTGCGCGAGCTTGGATTCAGTCACCGTCAGACGGTGTTGATTATTTACGTGATTGCCGCCTTTTTCGGCGTACTGGCAGTCATTCAATCTTCGGCTGCCATGTATGAAGCCAACTGGGTCACCTTCGTCGTGATCTGCGTCATGATGTGTTTCATGCAGATCGGTGCGGAAATTATCGGACTGGTCGGCAAGACCAAACGGCCGATTCTGGGTCTGATCAATCGGATGCGAATGAAGGCAAATCCCGAAAGCCGCACGAAGTAG